One region of Thunnus albacares chromosome 20, fThuAlb1.1, whole genome shotgun sequence genomic DNA includes:
- the LOC122971393 gene encoding stonustoxin subunit beta-like, with protein sequence MSSDTMTVAALGRPFTLGMLYDARQDKLIPGFTLWDKTTLQENTTETFNPSSEFQITASDSIESKTHLLSVDASLKASFLGGLIEVGGSAKYLNDQKKFKNQSRVTLQYKATTNFKQLSLTPHGAKSMQQTDVIAKSSATHVVTGIQYGANAFFVFDSEKLDASSIQDIQGSMKAVIKKIPLLDIGGKVDIKLTDEEKDLTNKFSCKFYGDFILESNPATFQDAVKTYVELPKLLGEKGEHAAPLKVWLMPLKNLHPAAAELMSEISVGLVRKAEDALEGIREIEMRCNDSLEDKVSEDFPEIRKTLSTFQKLCNDYTSALQQTMKKTFPSIREGKEDESSLEKLFEDRDKSPFSQDKLSKWMDHKEREITVIRFCVDMMDGTNTKIVKNQSELDREVFDPDVKNTLCFVFTSVESADPCLDAMTKYLDSPEIRCTNEDHWYFSDEVLTKMREKAKAFHDLAKPLKDSSSVCFLVTATANEKYQGATIYHYKEGKLVTDDFSKPDVPSDVTTITDKSALMWYACDLSLDPNTVNYNLILSDNNKKVTLGAKQGYPDHPERFDTMHQVLCREGLTGRHYLEVEWSCGYTEDYAVGVAYKHIDRKGYGEYIHLGHTDKSWCFGLCTAERRLFAGHGTDWTRPPFPSTGCKRVGVYLDWPAGTLSFYNVSSNTLSHLHTFNAQFKEPVYPGCYIWSKSGSVFFCPVE encoded by the exons ATGTCTTCAGATACCATGACAGTAGCTGCACTGGGTCGACCCTTCACTTTAGGGATGCTCTATGATGCTCGGCAGGATAAACTAATCCCAG GTTTCACCCTGTGGGATAAAACAACTCTACAAGAGAACACAACTGAAACCTTCAATCCCAGCAGTGAGTTTCAGATTACGGCATCTGACTCCATTGAATCCAAGACTCATCTGCTGTCCGTTGATGCTTCCCTGAAGGCCAGTTTCCTGGGTGGATTGATTGAAGTTGGAGGATCTGCCAAATACCTGAATGACCAGAAGAAATTCAAGAACCAGAGCAGAGTGACACTTCAGTACAAAGCTACCACCAACTTCAAACAGTTGTCGTTGACACCTCATGGAGCCAAGAGCATGCAACAAACAGATGTTATTGCGAAGAGCTCGGCAACACATGTAGTCACTGGCATCCAATATGGAGCAAATGCTTtctttgtatttgacagtgaaAAGTTAGATGCTAGCAGCATTCAGGACATCCAGGGCAGCATGAAAGCTGTGATAAAGAAGATTCCATTATTGGATATTGGGGGGAAAGTTGACATCAAGCTTACTGATGAAGAAAAAGACCTGACAAACAAATTCTCCTGCAAATTCTACGGGGACTTCATTCTTGAAAGCAACCCTGCAACTTTTCAAGATGCAGTGAAGACCTATGTAGAGCTTCCAAAACTATTGGGAGAAAAGGGAGAACATGCTGCTCCACTGAAGGTCTGGCTGATGCCATTGAAGAATTTGcatcctgcagctgctgagctGATGAGTGAGATCAGTGTTGGACTAGTGAGGAAAGCTGAAGATGCTCTAGAAGGTATTAGGGAGATAGAAATGAGATGCAACGATTCCCTGGAAGACAAAGTGTCAGAGGATTTTCCAGAGATTCGCAAAACGCTGAGCACTTTCCAAAAACTGTGTAATGATTACACATCTGCGCTCCAACAGACCATGAAGAAGACATTTCCCTCCATCCGTGAAGGCAAAGAAGATGAGAGCTCATTAGAAAAACTCTTTGAAGACAGAGACAAGTCACCATTCAGTCAGGACAAACTAAGCAAGTGGATGGATCACAAGGAGAGAGAAATCACTGTCATTAGGTTCTGTGTAGACATGATGGAtggaacaaacacaaagatcGTCAAAAATCAGTCAGAGTTGGATAGAGAGGTTTTTGATCCAGATGTAAAGAATACTCTGTGCTTTGTTTTCACCTCTGTGGAAAGTGCTGACCCCTGCCTTGATGCAATGACCAAGTACTTGGATTCACCTGAAATAAGATGTACCAATGAAGACCACTGGTACTTCTCAGATGAAGTGTTGaccaaaatgagagaaaaagccAAAGCTTTCCATGACCTTGCCAAACCTCTCAAGGACAGCAGCAGTGTCTGCTTCCTTGTAACAGCCACAGCAAATGAGAAATACCAAGGAGCAACCATCTACCATTACAAGGAGGGCAAACTGGTCACTGATGATTTTTCAAAGCCTGACGTCCCATCTGATGTGACGACTATCACAGACAAAAGTGCTTTAATGTGGt ATGCCTGTGATCTCTCCCTGGACCCGAACACAGTAAACTACAACCTTATTCTTTCTGATAACAACAAGAAGGTGACACTTGGAGCAAAGCAGGGATATCCTGATCACCCAGAGAGGTTTGATACTATGCATCAGGTGTTGTGCAGAGAGGGGCTGACTGGCCGCCATTACCTGGAGGTAGAGTGGAGCTGTGGTTATACTGAAGATTATGCTGTAGGTGTTGCATACAAACACATTGACAGGAAAGGCTACGGTGAATATATTCATTTAGGACATACTGATAAGTCATGgtgttttggtctctgtacCGCTGAACGACGGCTCTTTGCAGGGCATGGTACTGACTGGACTCGCCCTCCTTTTCCCTCTACTGGCTGCAAACGAGTAGGAGTGTATCTGGATTggcctgctggcactctgtccttctacaatGTCTCCTCTAACACACTGAgtcacctccacaccttcaatGCTCAGTTCAAAGAGCCTGTTTATCCAGGCTGCTACATTTGGAGCAAATCTGGCTCTGTGTTCTTTTGTCCAGTTGAGTAA